From Hydrogenispora ethanolica, one genomic window encodes:
- a CDS encoding efflux RND transporter permease subunit, with product MTVTEVAIKRPILIIVAFLAIALMGIFCYVNLKYELFPSLTMPSVTIATAYSGASASEVESAVTKTIEEAVSGINKVKSVQAASQEGLSVVTVEFLQGADIELAMQATQRKVNQILAALPDGAKTPSLSTYSINDLPVMRLGVTSDMESKAFYQFLNDFIVPQLVKQPGVGQVSLIGGEQREIRINVDSRKLQIYGLSNVQVAEAIQKANLDYPTGKIKDHDGQYVLRLAGKLDSLDQLKNLIIGQSASGGEIVLSDVAEIRDGSKDQTTISRSNGKTTVGLLIQKQSDANQVEVCRAVRKALKILEEQNQAIRLKFDIISDGSQFIMDCSNAVIEDLGLAILLVALVMLLFLHSLRSSVMVMVAIPTSLVATFIGMWAFGFTLNMMTLLAMSLVIGILVDDSIVVLENIHHHLEQGAEQKVAALKGRNEIGFTALSITMVDVAVFLPLALVTGLIGGITRQFSLVVVISTLMSLLVSFTVTPMLASRFAKVESLSKSSLPGRFGIWFEAKYSALVAEYVKLLRWSLENRGKTLLVAGVLFVAAVALLPLGFIGSEFMPSMDRGELLVQIELPTRAKLEQTSQTTRQAEQILAEFPEVVKTFTTVGTASGMHAAAAPSNTAEIQVLLVPKKQRSRSTIEVSQALKGRLERIPGIKVHVSPITITGTADGAPIQLVISGTNWKSAYQAALRIQGIIGRIPGIDDLQLSAKEGQPEIRIEADREKMAKLGLNISDIGDVLETGFTGNDQSKFKDKDGNEYPIRVMYDSSDRSRTADVGGLTVLNNSGQPVQLSEFATLVNGTGPNKLERRDRNYAITLSAQAVGRASGDIGADIAKTLETVNMPSGVSYQFSGDLEQQDDAFGSLGLALLAGIIFIYLIMTALYNSFIDPFAVLFSVPLAIIGALLALGLTANSLSIFSIMGIIMQVGLVSKNAILLVDFANRARRSGAGMKEALLEAGQERIRPILMTTLTMILGMLPLALSNTPGSEFKHGLGWALIGGLTSSMAMTLIIVPVVYILVEQVRTFLSENLMNRRKKSPLGETSV from the coding sequence ATGACTGTTACCGAGGTTGCCATTAAACGCCCAATCCTGATCATCGTCGCTTTCCTGGCCATCGCGTTGATGGGGATTTTTTGCTACGTCAATCTGAAATATGAATTATTTCCGAGCTTGACGATGCCGAGTGTTACGATTGCGACTGCCTATTCCGGAGCTTCCGCCAGCGAAGTTGAATCGGCCGTTACCAAAACGATCGAAGAAGCGGTCTCCGGCATCAATAAGGTGAAAAGCGTTCAAGCTGCTTCCCAAGAGGGACTTTCCGTGGTCACCGTTGAGTTTTTGCAAGGCGCCGATATTGAGCTCGCGATGCAGGCCACCCAAAGGAAAGTGAACCAGATCCTGGCGGCACTTCCCGACGGAGCCAAAACTCCTTCTCTGTCCACTTACTCCATTAATGACCTCCCGGTAATGCGGCTCGGCGTTACCAGCGACATGGAATCCAAGGCTTTTTATCAGTTTTTGAATGATTTTATCGTTCCCCAACTGGTGAAGCAACCGGGGGTCGGTCAAGTCAGCCTGATCGGCGGCGAACAGCGGGAGATTCGAATCAACGTCGACAGCCGAAAGCTGCAAATATACGGTTTATCCAACGTACAGGTGGCCGAAGCCATTCAAAAAGCCAACCTGGACTACCCCACCGGCAAGATTAAGGACCATGACGGCCAATATGTGCTGCGTCTGGCCGGTAAACTGGACTCACTGGATCAATTGAAAAACCTGATCATCGGCCAGTCGGCATCCGGCGGAGAAATCGTCCTGTCGGACGTGGCCGAGATCCGGGACGGCAGCAAGGATCAGACCACGATCAGCCGGTCGAATGGAAAAACCACGGTTGGCTTGTTGATCCAGAAACAATCGGACGCCAACCAAGTGGAGGTATGCCGGGCGGTCCGGAAGGCCCTCAAGATCCTGGAGGAGCAGAATCAGGCGATTCGCCTCAAATTCGATATCATCTCTGACGGCTCCCAATTTATCATGGATTGTTCCAATGCCGTGATCGAAGATCTGGGTCTCGCCATTTTATTGGTGGCTCTGGTGATGCTGCTCTTTCTCCATAGCCTGCGGAGTTCGGTGATGGTGATGGTCGCCATTCCTACTTCGCTGGTGGCCACCTTCATTGGAATGTGGGCCTTTGGGTTTACCTTAAATATGATGACACTGCTGGCGATGTCGCTGGTGATTGGAATTCTGGTGGATGATTCCATCGTGGTGCTGGAGAATATTCACCATCACTTGGAGCAAGGAGCAGAGCAGAAGGTGGCCGCGCTAAAGGGGCGAAATGAGATCGGGTTTACCGCCCTGTCCATCACCATGGTGGATGTGGCGGTCTTCCTGCCGCTGGCATTGGTCACCGGGCTCATCGGCGGTATTACGCGCCAGTTTTCATTGGTGGTGGTCATCTCAACCTTAATGAGTTTACTGGTATCGTTCACAGTCACCCCCATGCTGGCGTCGCGTTTCGCCAAAGTGGAAAGCTTGTCAAAGAGTTCGTTGCCGGGGCGGTTTGGAATTTGGTTTGAAGCGAAATATTCGGCCCTGGTGGCGGAGTATGTCAAACTGTTACGCTGGAGTCTGGAAAACCGCGGCAAAACGCTGCTCGTCGCCGGAGTGCTCTTTGTAGCGGCGGTGGCGCTGCTCCCATTGGGCTTTATCGGTTCCGAATTTATGCCTTCCATGGACCGTGGCGAACTCCTCGTCCAAATCGAGTTGCCGACCCGGGCCAAACTGGAACAGACCAGCCAAACGACTCGGCAAGCCGAGCAGATCCTGGCGGAATTCCCCGAAGTCGTGAAGACATTTACCACAGTGGGTACGGCCAGCGGAATGCATGCCGCGGCGGCTCCGAGCAATACGGCAGAGATTCAGGTGCTGCTGGTTCCCAAAAAGCAGCGTTCCCGTTCCACCATTGAAGTCTCGCAAGCGTTGAAAGGCAGGCTGGAACGAATCCCGGGAATTAAAGTACATGTAAGTCCAATCACGATTACGGGAACCGCCGACGGCGCTCCGATTCAGCTTGTCATCAGCGGCACCAATTGGAAGAGTGCATATCAGGCCGCGCTCCGCATTCAGGGCATCATCGGGCGGATTCCGGGAATCGATGACCTGCAGCTCTCAGCCAAGGAAGGTCAACCCGAGATCCGGATCGAAGCCGACCGCGAGAAAATGGCCAAACTGGGTTTGAATATCAGCGATATCGGGGACGTTTTGGAGACGGGTTTTACCGGTAACGATCAGTCCAAATTCAAGGATAAAGACGGCAATGAATACCCTATCCGGGTGATGTACGACTCATCGGACCGGTCCAGAACGGCCGACGTCGGCGGGTTAACCGTACTGAACAACTCCGGGCAACCGGTTCAGCTCAGTGAGTTTGCCACGTTAGTCAACGGGACCGGCCCGAATAAGTTGGAACGGCGGGACCGTAATTATGCCATCACCCTTTCCGCTCAAGCTGTCGGCAGAGCCAGCGGCGATATCGGCGCTGATATTGCGAAGACCCTCGAAACGGTAAATATGCCTTCCGGGGTTTCGTACCAATTTAGCGGTGATCTGGAACAACAAGACGATGCTTTCGGCAGTCTGGGCCTGGCGTTGCTGGCCGGCATCATTTTCATCTATCTGATTATGACCGCGCTTTATAATTCGTTCATCGATCCTTTTGCCGTCCTCTTCTCAGTTCCTTTGGCGATCATCGGCGCGCTGCTGGCATTGGGGCTCACCGCCAATTCGTTGTCGATCTTCTCGATCATGGGCATTATCATGCAAGTCGGGTTAGTCAGTAAGAATGCGATCTTATTGGTCGATTTCGCGAACCGGGCCCGCCGGAGCGGCGCCGGAATGAAAGAAGCATTGCTTGAGGCCGGGCAGGAACGGATCCGGCCGATCCTGATGACCACCCTGACGATGATCCTGGGCATGTTGCCGCTGGCGCTCTCGAATACGCCGGGTTCCGAATTCAAACACGGCTTGGGTTGGGCCTTGATCGGCGGGTTGACCAGCTCCATGGCGATGACCTTGATCATCGTTCCGGTAGTGTATATCCTGGTTGAACAGGTTCGGACTTTCTTGAGTGAAAACTTGATGAACCGCCGCAAGAAGTCCCCGCTTGGGGAGACAAGTGTTTAG
- a CDS encoding efflux RND transporter periplasmic adaptor subunit, whose protein sequence is MKKLLLALSIIGIVGLMIWVLLNNKAEVEKKAKVVHNTAVAVVVTDVQSQTLQENLTKVGLIVARNEVAVVSEASGKIIAVHAGVGSYLSAGASIVKLDDELSKANFLSAQTNYEKARKDWERASELHKQELISSSELESARNNLLSAEAAQRSAKRQYQNTSITTPISGIVTDRPVNLGAMINPGTKVATIIDKSSYKVKVNVGSGEAFKLKVGDEAGVVTDIYPGIPLMGRIESISDSSDEARTFPVEVVIPAQKEYPLKSGIYGKVTFRLGTDRPILAIPREAVIGSVKNPQVYVVEKGVAKLRDIVIGAEIDSRFEVVRGLREKERIVVSGQDNLQDEAVVEIIKNI, encoded by the coding sequence ATGAAAAAACTGTTATTGGCCTTAAGCATCATCGGTATCGTGGGATTGATGATTTGGGTGCTACTGAACAATAAGGCCGAGGTGGAAAAGAAGGCGAAGGTGGTTCATAATACGGCAGTAGCAGTCGTCGTTACGGATGTACAATCACAAACGCTTCAAGAAAACCTGACCAAGGTCGGTCTGATCGTGGCCAGGAATGAGGTCGCGGTGGTCTCGGAAGCTTCAGGAAAGATCATCGCAGTGCATGCCGGAGTCGGTTCGTATCTATCGGCGGGGGCGTCCATCGTTAAACTGGACGATGAGTTATCCAAAGCCAATTTTCTTTCGGCCCAAACCAATTACGAAAAAGCCCGGAAGGATTGGGAGCGGGCCTCGGAATTGCATAAACAAGAGCTGATCTCAAGCTCGGAACTGGAATCGGCCCGGAATAATCTTCTCTCGGCGGAAGCAGCCCAGCGTTCAGCCAAACGCCAATATCAAAACACTTCGATTACCACGCCCATCTCCGGTATCGTCACTGACCGGCCAGTGAACCTCGGCGCCATGATCAACCCGGGAACGAAAGTGGCTACGATCATCGATAAGTCAAGCTACAAAGTCAAGGTGAATGTCGGGTCCGGCGAAGCGTTTAAATTGAAGGTCGGTGATGAAGCCGGCGTAGTGACCGATATTTACCCGGGTATTCCATTGATGGGACGGATTGAAAGTATCAGCGACTCCAGCGACGAAGCCCGGACCTTTCCGGTGGAAGTCGTGATTCCCGCTCAGAAAGAATATCCGTTGAAGTCAGGAATCTACGGCAAGGTGACGTTCCGCCTGGGAACGGATCGTCCGATCCTGGCCATCCCGCGGGAAGCGGTAATCGGCAGTGTGAAGAATCCCCAAGTCTATGTGGTGGAAAAAGGTGTTGCCAAACTGCGCGATATCGTGATCGGAGCGGAGATTGACAGCCGGTTTGAAGTGGTCCGGGGTTTAAGAGAAAAAGAGCGCATCGTGGTGAGCGGTCAAGATAACTTACAGGATGAGGCTGTGGTGGAAATTATCAAGAATATTTAA
- a CDS encoding TetR/AcrR family transcriptional regulator, whose amino-acid sequence MNDTKEHILNVSFSLFLQKNFKEVTMQEIVEKTGMSKGAFYHYFESKEQLFLEVVDYFVSAFIMDYNKLSKESLYQFYHDYVKYHANMSFLQNRMDGDSGFNYYVLMFDAMKLFPSFRDKVTENLQAELRAWEEIVRSARDKGEINSSMTDEQIANLFIYTSDGVGMHNVMKGRIKEMPEALLTVWDGLYQEIKT is encoded by the coding sequence ATGAATGACACCAAAGAACACATTTTGAATGTTTCCTTCAGCCTTTTTTTGCAAAAGAACTTCAAGGAAGTAACCATGCAAGAGATTGTCGAGAAGACGGGAATGTCGAAAGGAGCTTTCTACCATTACTTTGAAAGCAAGGAGCAGCTTTTTCTGGAAGTGGTGGATTATTTTGTTTCTGCATTCATCATGGACTACAATAAACTGAGCAAAGAATCATTATATCAATTTTACCACGACTATGTAAAATATCATGCCAATATGTCATTTCTGCAAAACCGAATGGATGGGGATAGCGGTTTCAACTACTATGTTTTGATGTTTGATGCGATGAAGCTTTTTCCCAGTTTTCGGGATAAAGTGACCGAGAACTTGCAAGCTGAGCTTAGAGCTTGGGAGGAAATCGTCCGCAGTGCCAGAGATAAAGGAGAAATCAACTCCTCCATGACCGATGAACAGATTGCAAACCTGTTTATTTATACAAGCGATGGCGTCGGCATGCATAATGTGATGAAAGGGAGAATCAAAGAGATGCCGGAGGCATTATTAACTGTGTGGGACGGCTTATATCAGGAAATAAAAACATAA
- a CDS encoding anaerobic nitric oxide reductase flavorubredoxin, with translation MKKQVKNNVYWVGKTDWELKTFHGMEYSTHRGSTYNSYLLLEDKVALIDTVWSPYAKEFVTNLAAEIDLNRIDLIIANHAEPDHSGALPELMRRIPDVPIYCTANGVKSLKGHYHQDWNFHPVKTGDTVRLGQKELIFVEAPMLHWPDSMFCYLTGENILFSNDAFGQHYATELLFNDRVDQAELWAESIKYYANILTPFNPLVTKKIKEFVGLQLPLDMICTSHGVVWRDNPLQIVQKYQEWAADYQENQITIIYDTMWDGTRIVAECIARGIERADPAVTIKIHNSAKFDKNDIITDVFRSKAILVGSPTINRGIMHSVAGLLEEIRGLGFKKKKAAAFGCQGWSGEAVAMINDGLTKAGFELMDEGLKVFWNPDAAAREQAVAYGGGLVGKLKN, from the coding sequence ATGAAAAAGCAGGTAAAAAACAACGTCTATTGGGTCGGAAAAACCGATTGGGAACTCAAAACCTTTCATGGGATGGAGTACTCCACCCATCGCGGTTCCACCTATAACTCCTATTTGCTGTTGGAAGACAAAGTCGCATTGATCGATACGGTCTGGAGCCCTTACGCCAAGGAATTTGTCACCAATCTGGCTGCGGAGATTGATTTAAACCGGATCGATCTGATCATCGCCAACCATGCCGAACCCGATCATAGCGGCGCGCTGCCGGAACTGATGCGCAGAATTCCGGATGTTCCCATTTATTGTACGGCGAACGGGGTAAAGTCCTTGAAAGGCCATTACCATCAGGACTGGAATTTTCATCCCGTCAAAACCGGCGATACGGTCCGTCTCGGCCAAAAGGAATTGATCTTCGTCGAAGCGCCGATGCTCCACTGGCCGGACAGCATGTTCTGTTATTTGACCGGAGAGAACATCCTCTTTAGCAACGATGCCTTTGGACAGCATTACGCGACCGAATTATTATTTAACGACCGGGTGGATCAAGCGGAACTATGGGCGGAAAGCATCAAATATTACGCCAATATCCTGACGCCGTTCAACCCGCTGGTAACCAAGAAAATTAAAGAATTTGTCGGCCTGCAATTGCCGTTGGACATGATCTGTACCAGCCACGGCGTGGTTTGGCGGGATAACCCGCTGCAAATCGTCCAGAAGTACCAGGAATGGGCGGCGGACTATCAGGAAAACCAAATCACCATCATTTACGACACCATGTGGGATGGCACCCGGATTGTGGCGGAATGCATTGCCCGAGGAATTGAAAGGGCCGATCCCGCGGTGACGATCAAAATCCATAACTCGGCCAAATTCGATAAAAACGACATCATCACCGATGTCTTTCGCTCGAAAGCGATTCTCGTCGGTTCGCCGACGATTAACCGGGGCATTATGCATTCCGTGGCCGGATTGTTGGAAGAAATCCGCGGTTTGGGGTTTAAAAAGAAAAAAGCCGCCGCTTTCGGCTGTCAAGGCTGGAGCGGCGAAGCGGTCGCCATGATCAATGACGGGCTAACCAAAGCGGGTTTTGAATTAATGGATGAGGGATTGAAAGTATTCTGGAATCCCGACGCGGCGGCCCGGGAGCAAGCGGTGGCATACGGCGGCGGATTGGTTGGAAAGCTTAAAAATTAA
- a CDS encoding NAD(P)/FAD-dependent oxidoreductase, with protein MVKKVVIVGAGIAGINAIKAIREKDSEVPIDLVSDEPFFPYNRMKLSKGLFELELSDNLLQKKEWYAQNRVNLLLGEAVRKIDVRSQTVTLHHGAKLEFDKLLIATGALNREPELSAAGEPRLYTLRKMNDARQVLAHIDRAGQVVHIGGGIQGLETAWALRQHRKKVTITEIQARLMPFQLDEKGSDLLQHLAEDSGVEVITGSPVVGMEQTSVQIGAGKSIPCDMAIYSIGIIPNLAIVDDTGIRTNRGILVNERMETNLPHIYAAGDVAEYDGKIFGLWNIAVEQGKTAGYNLIGHPASYRPVVPVTTLRGFDITLFSMGDVDESHASHSVVHEDISKNTYIRVFIQNNRISGAIMIGDTGKSPLLKSAIEKQTLLEDISWNQITVEDLFQTLKTDPKERGTRIEQNSVL; from the coding sequence ATGGTTAAGAAGGTTGTCATCGTTGGAGCGGGGATTGCCGGGATCAATGCGATCAAAGCAATCCGCGAAAAAGATTCCGAAGTCCCGATCGACCTGGTAAGCGACGAACCGTTTTTCCCATATAACCGGATGAAGCTTTCCAAAGGTCTGTTTGAATTGGAATTATCCGACAATCTATTGCAAAAGAAAGAATGGTACGCCCAAAACCGGGTCAACCTTCTTTTGGGAGAAGCCGTCCGGAAAATCGATGTCCGGAGCCAGACGGTAACCTTACATCATGGTGCAAAACTTGAGTTTGATAAACTGCTGATCGCGACCGGCGCTCTCAATCGCGAACCCGAGTTATCAGCGGCAGGCGAACCCAGGCTCTATACGCTTCGCAAAATGAATGATGCCCGGCAGGTTCTGGCCCATATAGATCGCGCCGGACAAGTTGTGCATATCGGCGGCGGGATCCAGGGTCTGGAGACTGCGTGGGCTCTCCGGCAACACCGGAAAAAGGTGACGATTACCGAGATTCAAGCAAGATTAATGCCTTTCCAGCTCGATGAAAAAGGTTCCGATCTTTTACAGCATCTGGCGGAAGATTCGGGGGTTGAAGTTATAACCGGCTCGCCGGTCGTCGGAATGGAGCAAACTTCGGTGCAAATCGGCGCGGGCAAAAGCATTCCTTGCGACATGGCCATTTATTCCATCGGCATCATCCCGAATTTAGCGATTGTCGATGATACCGGGATTCGGACCAACCGGGGCATTCTCGTCAATGAGCGGATGGAGACCAATCTCCCCCACATTTACGCGGCCGGAGATGTCGCCGAATATGACGGCAAAATCTTCGGGTTATGGAATATCGCCGTGGAACAAGGAAAAACTGCCGGATACAACCTGATCGGCCATCCGGCATCCTACCGGCCGGTTGTTCCGGTAACGACTTTACGCGGTTTCGACATCACGCTGTTTTCCATGGGGGATGTTGATGAGAGCCATGCATCCCACAGCGTCGTTCATGAAGATATAAGCAAAAATACCTATATACGGGTTTTCATTCAAAACAACCGGATCAGCGGCGCGATCATGATCGGCGATACCGGCAAGTCTCCTTTATTAAAAAGCGCCATCGAAAAACAAACCTTATTGGAGGATATATCCTGGAACCAAATTACGGTGGAAGACCTTTTTCAAACACTAAAAACGGACCCAAAAGAAAGGGGTACTCGAATTGAACAAAATTCAGTTCTGTGA
- a CDS encoding DUF1450 domain-containing protein encodes MNKIQFCENNFVHGTGEVVDKLRQNHPNATIEVESCLGYCGDCAIGPYALVDGEMVQADFADDLYESIVELIDD; translated from the coding sequence TTGAACAAAATTCAGTTCTGTGAAAACAACTTTGTCCACGGCACCGGAGAAGTCGTCGACAAACTGCGCCAAAATCATCCCAACGCAACCATCGAAGTTGAGTCTTGCCTCGGCTATTGCGGCGATTGCGCCATCGGTCCCTACGCCTTGGTCGACGGCGAAATGGTTCAGGCGGATTTCGCCGATGACCTCTATGAATCGATTGTAGAGCTGATCGATGACTGA
- a CDS encoding DUF2249 domain-containing protein — MPDFAARIDARQYAPQEKHPAIFKTFENLKPGETMELINDHDPKPLRYQFMAEMPDKFGWQYLEEGPQVWRVAISKH, encoded by the coding sequence GTGCCGGATTTCGCAGCCCGCATCGATGCGCGGCAGTATGCGCCGCAAGAAAAGCATCCCGCGATTTTTAAAACTTTTGAAAACCTGAAACCCGGGGAAACGATGGAATTGATCAACGATCATGACCCGAAGCCGCTCCGTTATCAGTTTATGGCGGAGATGCCCGACAAGTTCGGCTGGCAATATCTGGAGGAAGGCCCGCAGGTTTGGCGGGTGGCAATTTCCAAACACTGA
- a CDS encoding 4Fe-4S ferredoxin → MKPASKALSNEVSFIAKNNGAVLIGTTPIYCVEKAIVIGTPFHENWHLSYFFSEARRIREEYRIAKPLLNGIRELLTSEGFTVQKKTPLSIYGDFRPLAVAAGLGHYGRNGLVINKDYSSGLIFSAIFTNAPVEFEAEPDILNCADCELCVRLCPANALAEGRLNYKKCLPYSLRGCSQCMKACGYAVNEIV, encoded by the coding sequence ATGAAACCGGCATCAAAGGCGCTCAGCAATGAAGTCAGCTTCATTGCCAAAAATAACGGAGCGGTTTTAATCGGGACAACCCCAATTTATTGCGTTGAAAAAGCCATCGTCATCGGAACCCCTTTTCATGAAAACTGGCATTTAAGTTATTTTTTTTCGGAAGCTCGGCGCATTCGTGAAGAGTACCGGATCGCCAAGCCGTTATTAAACGGCATTCGCGAACTTTTAACCAGCGAAGGGTTTACCGTTCAAAAGAAGACGCCGCTGTCCATCTATGGCGATTTCCGGCCTCTGGCCGTGGCGGCCGGACTCGGGCATTATGGAAGAAACGGTTTGGTCATCAACAAAGACTATAGTTCAGGTTTAATCTTTTCGGCAATCTTCACCAATGCGCCGGTTGAATTCGAAGCAGAGCCCGACATTCTCAATTGCGCGGACTGCGAGTTATGCGTCCGACTGTGCCCCGCGAACGCCTTAGCGGAAGGAAGGCTCAACTATAAAAAATGTCTTCCGTATTCCCTAAGGGGCTGTTCCCAATGCATGAAAGCTTGTGGATATGCGGTAAATGAAATCGTGTGA
- the trxA gene encoding thioredoxin, whose product MMMNVTENAFKDEVLNNAGVVLVDFWAPWCGPCRMVGPILEQIAQDQGDRLKVAKVNVDENQRLASEYGVMSIPTMIIFKDGQIVDRFVGALPKKAIEERLERFL is encoded by the coding sequence ATGATGATGAATGTGACTGAAAATGCTTTTAAAGATGAAGTTTTAAACAATGCGGGTGTAGTCCTGGTCGATTTTTGGGCGCCCTGGTGCGGACCTTGCCGGATGGTCGGACCGATCTTGGAACAGATCGCCCAAGACCAAGGAGATCGTTTAAAAGTCGCTAAAGTCAATGTCGATGAAAACCAAAGACTGGCATCCGAGTATGGCGTAATGTCGATACCGACGATGATCATTTTTAAAGACGGCCAAATCGTGGATAGGTTTGTCGGAGCCCTCCCGAAGAAAGCCATTGAAGAGCGATTAGAGCGCTTTTTATGA
- a CDS encoding TIGR03905 family TSCPD domain-containing protein, which translates to MKKFIYNAKEVCSKQVRFSMEQGGLPEVQFESGCDGNLQALSRLVEGMTVAEVVDRLQGISCRGKKSSCPDQLARALERIRNGP; encoded by the coding sequence ATGAAGAAATTTATCTATAACGCCAAGGAAGTTTGCTCAAAACAGGTTCGCTTCTCAATGGAACAAGGAGGATTGCCAGAGGTTCAGTTTGAATCCGGTTGTGATGGCAACTTACAGGCCTTGAGCCGGTTAGTCGAAGGGATGACTGTCGCGGAAGTGGTCGATCGTTTGCAAGGAATAAGTTGTCGCGGCAAGAAAAGTTCCTGCCCCGATCAACTGGCCCGGGCTTTAGAAAGGATTCGCAATGGACCGTAA
- a CDS encoding permease, with amino-acid sequence MKQLLKRYRFFLITLLLLLGIAAFDHVRAIKALQVFHFSLKEMLLVIPPVFFLLGFLDVWVPKETMVKYMGPGSGILGVFLAFFIGSAAAGPLYGAFPVAAVLMKKGVSFPNILIFMGAWSTTKIPMFLFEMASLGPQFAWTRLAVDIPGIIVIAFILNQLIGKTEKEALYRKAEELP; translated from the coding sequence ATGAAGCAGCTGCTCAAACGGTATCGGTTTTTTTTGATTACCTTATTGCTTTTGCTGGGGATAGCGGCTTTTGATCATGTTCGAGCGATAAAGGCCTTACAAGTTTTCCACTTTAGTCTCAAGGAAATGTTGCTGGTGATACCGCCGGTTTTTTTCCTGTTAGGGTTTCTCGATGTGTGGGTGCCCAAGGAGACCATGGTGAAATATATGGGTCCCGGTTCCGGAATTCTGGGAGTGTTTTTAGCGTTCTTCATCGGTTCAGCCGCGGCGGGTCCGTTATATGGAGCGTTTCCGGTAGCGGCGGTATTGATGAAAAAAGGGGTCAGTTTTCCCAATATCCTCATTTTCATGGGCGCTTGGTCGACCACCAAAATCCCGATGTTTCTTTTTGAAATGGCGTCGCTTGGTCCCCAATTTGCCTGGACCCGGCTGGCGGTGGACATTCCGGGAATTATTGTGATCGCCTTCATACTGAATCAACTCATCGGTAAAACGGAAAAGGAAGCTTTGTATCGTAAAGCGGAAGAATTGCCTTGA
- a CDS encoding permease has translation MLNGILYVSCGIVLLFSWLKDPQKTRAALTKAWRAFENILPQFLGVLVLVGIILAYFDANSISKVLGHQSGWWGVAVAAIVGAITLIPPFVAFPTAALLLKGGAGFMQMGAFVSALMMVGVVTMPLEMRYFGRKITFFRNGLAFVFSFVVAWVIGAIVR, from the coding sequence ATGTTGAATGGAATCCTGTATGTTTCTTGCGGGATTGTTTTGCTTTTTTCGTGGCTAAAAGATCCTCAAAAAACCAGAGCCGCATTAACGAAGGCTTGGAGAGCTTTTGAGAATATCTTGCCGCAGTTTTTAGGGGTATTGGTGTTGGTCGGAATTATCTTAGCATACTTTGACGCGAACAGCATCAGTAAAGTTTTAGGCCATCAATCGGGTTGGTGGGGAGTGGCTGTTGCCGCTATCGTCGGAGCCATCACCTTAATTCCGCCCTTTGTGGCATTTCCGACGGCTGCTTTGTTATTAAAAGGCGGTGCCGGATTCATGCAGATGGGGGCGTTTGTATCCGCCTTAATGATGGTCGGCGTCGTCACGATGCCGCTGGAAATGAGATATTTCGGACGAAAAATAACGTTCTTCCGTAATGGGTTGGCCTTTGTTTTTTCGTTCGTGGTAGCCTGGGTGATTGGAGCGATAGTCCGATGA
- a CDS encoding ArsR/SmtB family transcription factor — protein sequence MSSSYDSRLNKERAQIFKILGHPLRLAILDELRNGECCVQDLESRLGAEQSNISRHLSLLKQVGIIDCRKEGLFVYYFMAIPCIGNFFNCVNQVIMKRAENSRELCDKE from the coding sequence ATGTCATCTTCCTATGATAGCCGCCTGAATAAAGAGAGAGCGCAAATTTTTAAAATCTTGGGACATCCGTTGCGATTAGCCATATTAGACGAGTTAAGGAATGGCGAATGCTGCGTTCAGGATTTAGAGTCCAGACTGGGCGCGGAACAGTCCAATATTTCCAGGCATTTATCTTTGCTCAAGCAGGTCGGAATCATTGATTGCCGTAAAGAAGGGCTGTTTGTCTATTATTTCATGGCAATTCCTTGCATCGGCAATTTCTTCAATTGTGTCAATCAGGTGATCATGAAAAGAGCCGAGAACAGCCGGGAACTATGCGACAAGGAATAG